Proteins from a genomic interval of Bos mutus isolate GX-2022 chromosome 15, NWIPB_WYAK_1.1, whole genome shotgun sequence:
- the LOC102274329 gene encoding zinc finger protein 596-like: MAERSYPASEVSGSSPEELPHAPKPEAWGSSGKSYPTPPCPSSFRSKHNVSKQHGKSLSQGSFLNGQGHIHTRHKSCECALCGKVFNRCSSLSRHKMIHTGEKPFKCQLCEKVFNQRFSLKVHEKTHTGEKPYECHHCGKAFSRCASLRRHSMIHTGEKPFKCHLCGKVFNQNSSLKQHERTHTGEKRYECHQCGKAFLQSSGLSSHKKIHIGEKPHVCLECGKAFTHSSGLHVHKRIHIKEKPHVCSVCRKAFNKYAKLREHERTHSGEKPYECQLCGEHFICASSLRRHKGTQHRRENQ, encoded by the exons atggccgagaggagctaccccgcgtccgaggtcagcgGCAGcagcccagaggagctaccccatgctcCTAAGCCGGAGGCCTGGGGCAGCAGTGGGAAGAGCTACCCTACACCCCCATGCCCAAG TTCCTTCAGAAGCAAACATAATGTCAGCAAACAGCATGGAAAATCACTTAGTCAAGGGTCATTCCTCAATGGACAGGGTCACATTCACACTAGACATAAATCATGTGAATGTGCTCTGTGTGGGAAAGTTTTTAATAGATGCTCTAGCCTTAGCAGACATAAGATgattcacactggagagaaaccattcAAATGTCAACTGTGTGAGAAAGTCTTCAATCAAAGATTCTCCCTGAAAGTACATGAGAAaactcacacaggagagaagcccTATGAATGTCATCACTGTGGAAAAGCCTTTAGTAGATGTGCTAGCCTCAGGAGACACAGCATgattcacactggagagaaaccattcAAATGTCATCTGTGTGGGAAAGTCTTCAATCAAAATTCCTCCTTGAAACAACATGAGAGaactcacacaggagagaagagaTATGAATGTCATCAGTGCGGCAAAGCCTTTCTTCAAAGCTCTGGCCTTAGTTCACATAAGAAAATCCACATTGGAGAGAAGCCACATGTATGTCTTGAGTGTGGGAAGGCCTTTACTCATAGTTCGGGGCTTCATGTGCACAAAAGAATCCACATTAAAGAGAAACCACATGTATGCTCTGTGTGTAGGAAGGCCTTCAATAAATATGCTAAGCTGAGGGAACATGAGAGAACCCACAGTGGAGAGAAGCCCTATGAATGTCAGCTCTGTGGAGAACACTTCATTTGTGCCTCTTCCCTTAGACGACACAAGGGAACCCAGCACAGGAGAGAAAACCAGTAG